The Amblyomma americanum isolate KBUSLIRL-KWMA chromosome 3, ASM5285725v1, whole genome shotgun sequence genome window below encodes:
- the LOC144124132 gene encoding uncharacterized protein LOC144124132, with amino-acid sequence MQPSEKIADKEAAAPSTSESTGSGGPAQGLPVTTKGRPETPRKRRSLSRPASRAHSAVSNVVTSPDHATAPVHDVAPAPAPEISSGKSLDPPTHRAGGSRRSSYKRNSSKGSRSRAGHPGAAVNHPLPAHTTASTRVSPSEATSKSATAEGMLSSSTPLSPCSPLSPMSSGQKQPPPDYGERYQLSKPAEAPDAEAGALASVSTCPSTANTSRATTLAALKAEPQNRVLAVVASPISTQEESSKITDDVSPAGQVLSPPVVTDSPTVSCGGDSVSCMPRA; translated from the exons ATGCAGCCTAGCGAGAAAATCGCGGACAAAGAGGCCGCGGCACCCTCCACGAGCGAGTCGACTGGGTCTGGCGGCCCGGCCCAGGGGCTACCAGTGACTACTAAGGGTCGTCCAGAGACACCACGGAAGAGACGGTCGCTATCAAGGCCAGCCTCCCGTGCGCATTCGGCCGTCTCCAACGTGGTCACGAGTCCCGATCACGCGACCG CCCCCGTACACGATGTGGCACCAGCACCGGCGCCGGAGATCAGCAGTGGCAAGTCGCTCGACCCGCCCACTCATAGGGCCGGCGGCTCCAGGCGCTCTTCCTACAAGCGGAACAGCTCCAAGGGCAGCCGCTCACGCGCAGGCCATCCGGGCGCGGCCGTAAACCATCCGTTGCCAGCGCACACTACCGCTTCCACCAGGGTCTCGCCAAGCGAGGCGACCAGCAAGTCCGCGACCGCCGAAGGAATGCTAtcgtcgtcgacgccgctgtcACCATGTTCACCACTGTCGCCGATGTCGTCGGGTCAGAAGCAGCCTCCACCGGATTACGGTGAGAGGTATCAGCTAAGCAAGCCGGCAGAGGCGCCCGACGCTGAGGCTGGAGCGCTGGCCAGCGTGAGCACGTGCCCATCGACAGCCAACACTTCGAGGGCTACCACTTTGGCTGCGCTGAAGGCTGAGCCTCAGAACAGAGTTCTTGCGGTGGTGGCCTCTCCGATCAGCACTCAGGAGGAGTCCTCCAAGATCACCGACGACGTCTCGCCCGCGGGGCAAGTCTTGTCACCGCCAGTGGTTACTGACTCACCCACGGTGAGCTGCGGCGGTGATTCGGTATCCTGCATGCCGAGAGCGTAA